TCCATCGGGAGGGTGGCGGAAACACCGTCATCTTCCGTCCGCCTGCGTCGATCCCTTGCGAAAAAATATATGGAGAACGCAAATCCTGAAATCAGGGTGGCCATGAGGGCACCCAGCCATTTTTCCGGTTTTGATCTCCTGTCCGGAATCCGGGGGGAATCGATCACCCTGAAACCGAACTGCTCCCGGTTCCTGGCCATCATCTCCCGTTCGACTTCCTGGCCTAGCAGGGAGTAGAGCCGATCGCGATTCAGGGCGTCGACCGTCTTCCCGATCTGTTCCTGGATGAACTTCTTGTTCCTGATTGCTCGATCCAGCGCCTCTTCCTGAAGGCTGTTTTTCCCTTCTTCGAGGAAATATCTCACGATGTTCGCGGAACCTTCCGGGGAGGGAGATTCAAAGGAAACGGAAACCGTCCCGGATCTTTTATTGAGGGAAACCTTCAGGTGATCTTTCGCGGAGCGGATGGCGTCCCAGTCGCCGGGGGGCCTCGGTCCCTTCTCGTTGCCAAAAAGACGATCCGTCCACGCAGGGATCACCTTTCCGGTTGAGGGATCGAACTCGTCCGCAAGGACGATCGGCCACAGGTTGTATTTCCTGAAAACCCGAACGGTGAGGTCGTTGCTTTTGAAGAGGGACTCCAGGTCTTCGACGCTGGATGGGCCGCCGATGCTTACACCGAAGGAGGCCAGCGCGCCCAGAGCGGGAAGTTGCTTCTTTTCATCGACGGGAGGGGTGATCACCGCGGTCGCCCGATAGATGTTCCGCATCTGAAACATTACGACCAGGGTCACAATACCGACCGCCAAGGAAAGCAGGGCCACCTTCCACCAGGCCTTCCGCAGGATCGCAAAGTAACTTCCCAGGTCGATTTCGTCTTCCCGGTATTCCACGGGGGGGGGATCTTCCATAATCGCCATCAGAACGCCAGGAGCAGCACGCCGGCGGTGACGGCGATCTGGTAGAGGATCTGGGTGATGTCTTTGACGTCCTTCATGGCGCGTACCTGGACCAACTTCTCGGGGACGAGGATCGAGTCGCCCGGCTCCACCCGGGCGTTCATCAACCCCCCACCCACGAAGGGGAAGAAGCCGCCGCTCGATGTCGCCTGTGTCACCACCGACCCGTCCGCCTTCAGCAGGAAGATGTGGTCGCGGTCCGCGCTCTCCGTGGGGCCGCCGACCATGCGAAGGTAGTAGCTCACGGAGTCGCGTGCCGGGTCGTAGACGATCCCCGTGGGGTTGTAGACGCGGCCCACCACGTTGACCACGTTCATCTTCTTCGGTACGTCGAGCCGGTCCCCGTCCTCGAGCAGGACATCTCCCAGCGTCCCTTCGACCTTCCCGTTGACTGCCAGGTGGATGATGACGCGGCCCTTGGCCCGGGTTTTCCTCAGTTGGACGATAAGGGCACGGCGGGAGGCGAGCAACTCCCTGTTCGCCTCGATATCCTCCTTGTCCAGGGCCCCGCTCACCTGCTGACTCCTCTGCGCCACTTCCAGCTCGAGGTCATCGATCAGCTTGTCGATCGCCTCCTGCTGGGCCTTCTGCGTCGATGCGCGGGTGAACACCGCGGCCTTGAGATAGGCGCTCTTCGTGAAGCCGCCGGCACGGGTGATGACCGAGCTCAACCGCTCCCCTTTCTTCGCCTCGTAGGCCCCGGGGAACTGCACCTCTCCCGACAGCGTCACCACGATCTTCTCCGTCCACTCCGGGATCTGGCGGACGACAAGCAGGTCGTACTCCTTCAGGGGAACGTTCGCGGCCGGGTCCCCGGCGAGAGCCTTCTCGGGGAAGACGACCAGCGTCTGCGTCTTCACGAGGTCCCCCTGCGGGGTGACCTGGCGGCGGATGATCTCGGCCTCCGCCGTGTAGGCGCTCTCCTTGAATCCGCCGGCCTTGAAGAGGAGGTCGGACAGGCGCATCCCTTCGGTGAGGACGTACACCGCCGGGTTGTTCACCTCCCCCGCGGCCGTGACGGTTTTCTTGTAGCGCGTCTCCATGATCGAGTGGATCTGGACATGGTCCTCGTTCGAA
This is a stretch of genomic DNA from Candidatus Deferrimicrobium sp.. It encodes these proteins:
- a CDS encoding Wzz/FepE/Etk N-terminal domain-containing protein, which gives rise to MEDPPPVEYREDEIDLGSYFAILRKAWWKVALLSLAVGIVTLVVMFQMRNIYRATAVITPPVDEKKQLPALGALASFGVSIGGPSSVEDLESLFKSNDLTVRVFRKYNLWPIVLADEFDPSTGKVIPAWTDRLFGNEKGPRPPGDWDAIRSAKDHLKVSLNKRSGTVSVSFESPSPEGSANIVRYFLEEGKNSLQEEALDRAIRNKKFIQEQIGKTVDALNRDRLYSLLGQEVEREMMARNREQFGFRVIDSPRIPDRRSKPEKWLGALMATLISGFAFSIYFFARDRRRRTEDDGVSATLPMEGR